One genomic window of Cricetulus griseus strain 17A/GY chromosome 3, alternate assembly CriGri-PICRH-1.0, whole genome shotgun sequence includes the following:
- the LOC100774208 gene encoding LOW QUALITY PROTEIN: nucleolar RNA helicase 2-like (The sequence of the model RefSeq protein was modified relative to this genomic sequence to represent the inferred CDS: inserted 1 base in 1 codon; deleted 3 bases in 3 codons): protein METLARERKTRKEKQKSKIEEATEGMEETASSKAKAVKKKGPSEDDMEPPKSKKTKKQEGVPQDDSASKSKTSKKKKEPLEKKVAPAKTKEVKTEEPSEEDADVPKPKKMKKGKEANEDIGEKSPKLKNGFSHSESNSTSNEAIGEENSSEAEKEIPVEQKEGAFSNFPISEETVKLLKAHGVNFLFPIQAKTFHHVYSGKDLIAQSRTGTGKTFSFAIPLTEKLQGGLQDRKRCCAPLVLVLAPTRELVNQVSKDFSDIIKKLSVACFYGGTPYGGQIEHMRSGIDILVGIPIRIKDHLKNGKLDLTRLKHVVLDEVDQMLDMGFADQAEEFLCVAYKKDSEDNPQTLLISATCPHWVFNVAKYYMKSTYEQVDLIGEKTQKAAITVEHLAIKCHWSERAAVIGDVISGRQGCAIIFYETKREAQALSQNTCIKQDAQSLHDDIPQKQREITLKGFRNGSFGVLVATKVAARGLDIPEVDLVVQSCPPKDVESYIHRLGWTGRAGRTGLYICFYQHKEEYQLAQVEQKSGIKFKRIGVPSATEIIKASSKDAIRLLDSVPPTAIGHFKQSAKKLLEEKGAVQALAAALAHISGATSVDPRSLINSQVGFVTMILWCSIEMHNVSYAWKELKEQLGDSIDAKVRGVVFLKGKXGVCFDVCTEAVIEIQEEKWHDSRRWQLTVATEQPDLEGPLEGYRSGRGQRDGSHGAFRGQRGGSRNFRGQGQRGGGNRNFRGGNKGQKQSFSKAFGQ, encoded by the exons ATGGAGACGTTGGCACGCGAGAGGAAAACTAGAAAGGAGAAG CAAAAATCTAAAATCGAAGAAGCAacagaaggaatggaagaaactGCTTCTTCTAAAGCTAAGGCAGTTAAAAAGAAAGGTCCTTCTGAAGATGATATGGAGCCCCCCAAGTCCAAGAAGACCAAAAAGCAAGAAGGGGTGCCTCAAGATGACAGTGCTTCTAAAAGCAAAACctccaagaagaaaaaggagccCCTTGAGAAGAAAGTGGCCCCTGCTAAAACCAAAGAGGTAAAAACTGAGGAGCCTTCTGAGGAAGATGCAGATGTTCCTAAGCCCAAGAagatgaagaaagggaaggaagcaaatGAAGACATTGGAGAGAAAAGCCCCAAGCTCAAGAATGGATTCTCTCATTCTGAGTCGAATTCCACCTCCAATGAAGCTATTGGTGAAGAAAATAGTagtgaggcagagaaggaaatACCTGTGGAACAGAAAGAAGGAGCTTTCTCTAATTTTCCCATATCTGAAGAGACTGTCAAGCTTCTCAAAGCTCATGGAGTAAACTTCCTGTTTCCTATACAAGCCAAGACATTCCACCATGTGTACAGTGGGAAAGACTTAATTGCCCAGTCACGGACAGGAACTGGGAAGACATTCTCCTTTGCCATTCCCTTGACTGAGAAGCTTCAGGGTGGGTTACAAGACAGGAAGAGATGCTGTGCCCCTCTGGTGCTAGTTCTTGCACCTACAAGAGAATTAGTAAATCAAGTGAGCAAAGACTTCAGTGACATCATCAAAAAGCTATCAGTGGCTTGTTTTTATGGTGGAACTCCCTATGGTGGTCAAATCGAACACATGCGGAGTGGGATTGATATCCTGGTTGGGATCCCAATTCGTATTAAAGACCACCTGAAGAATGGCAAGCTAGATCTCACCAGACTTAAACATGTTGTCCTGGATGAAGTTGATCAGATGTTGGATATGGGTTTTGCTGATCAAGCTGAAGAATTCTTATGTGTGGCATACAAGAAAGATTCTGAAGACAACCCCCAAACATTGCTTATCTCTGCAACTTGCCCTCATTGGGTGTTTAATGTTGCTAAGTATTACATGAAATCTACATACGAACAGGTGGACCTGATTGGTGAAAAGACTCAGAAAGCAGCCATAACTGTGGAGCACTTGGCCATTAAGTGTCACTGGAGTGAGAGGGCAGCGGTTATTGGGGATGTGATCAGTGGTCGTCAAGGGTGTGCTATCATCTTCTATGAAACCAAGAGAGAAGCCCAGGCACTGTCACAGAATACATGCATAAAGCAGGATGCCCAGTCATTACATGATGACATTccacagaagcaaagagaaatcaCCCTGAAAGGTTTCCGAAATGGCAGTTTCGGGGTTTTGGTTGCAACCAAAGTTGCTGCACGTGGCTTAGACATCCCTGAGGTTGACTTGGTTGTTCAAAGCTGTCCACCAAAAGATGTGGAGTCCTACATTCACCGTTTGGGGTGGACAGGCAGAGCT GGAAGGACAGGGTTGTACATCTGCTTTTATCAACACAAGGAAGAATACCAGTTAGCACAAGTGGAGCAGAAATCGGGAATTAAATTTAAACGGATAGGTGTTCCATCTgcaacagaaataataaaagccTCCAGCAAAGATGCCATCAGGCTTTTAGATTCTGTGCCTCCTACCGCT ATTGGCCACTTCAAGCAATCTGCTAAGAAGCTGCTTGAGGAGAAGGGAGCTGTACAGGCCCTGGCAGCCGCACTGGCCCACATTTCAGGGGCCACATCAGTCGACCCGCGCTCCTTGATCAACTCACAAGTGGGCTTTGTGACCATGATCCTATGGTGCTCCATTGAAATGCACAACGTTAGTTATGCTTGGAAAGAACTTAAGGAGCAGCTGGGAGACAGCATTGATGCGAAAGTGAGGGGAGTGGTCTTCCTTAAAGGAA CTGGAGTTTGTTTTGATGTCTGCACTGAAGCAGTCATAGAAATACAGGAGGAAAAGTGGCATGATTCAAGACGCTGGCAGCTCACTGTGGCCACGGAGCAGCCGGACCTGGAGGGACCCCTGGAAGGATATCGAAGCGGCAGGGGTCAGCGGGATGGCAGCCATGGTGCCTTTAGAGGACAGCGGGGTGGAAGCAGGAACTTCAGGGGACAGGGGCAGCgaggaggaggaaatagaaaCTTCAGAGGTGGCAACAAAGGCCAGAAGCAGAGTTTCAGTAAAGCGTTTGGTCAGTGA